The Medicago truncatula cultivar Jemalong A17 chromosome 7, MtrunA17r5.0-ANR, whole genome shotgun sequence genome includes the window TCCTGCAAACGCCACAGATGTTCAGAAAGCAGTttacaaagaaaacaagaagaaagatTATAAAGCTCTCTTTTACATTCAACAAAATGTTGATAATCAACATTTTGAGAAGATTTCAAAAGCAACAAGATCCAAGGAAGCATGAGATATTCTAGAGAATTATCATAATGGGGGAGAAAAAGTGAAACAAGTCAAGCTGCAGTCATATAGAAGGAAGTATGAAATGATGCAGATggaagaagatcagaaggtgagTGATTACTTCTCCAAGATGACTGAGATTGTGAATTTGATGAAGAATTGTGGTAAAAACATCTCTGATCAGATGGTAGTTGATGACGCTCTGTCATTACTAGTTTATTAGacatttttcatgtaattttgAGGATATTCATTGTGATTCATGGAGCTCCCAGctacaaaagaacaagaaattgaagtttAGAAGACTGGAATTCGGCCACCGATTTTGGCATCTTGGGCAACACGTTTTTTGAGTTCGGCCACCGATTTTGGAGCACGGTGGCCGATTTTTATCAGCTTATAAATATAAAGGTGCTTTTTCATATTAAGGGTTCACGAATTTTGAGACCTAAAAGCATATTTTGGAGCAGAGACTTTGGAGATCTGGTGAGCAACCATCAAAACTAATAGTCAATCATCCATTACATGTATGAATCTTTCTTCTTATGTTAGTTAGCTTATACTTTAGCTATGAGTAACTAATTCTCTTGTGGTTAATCCTGAGATGAATCTGATGTAATCCTATGGGAACCCTAGTTTGTTGAACTCCTTTGAATATCAATGAAAGTataattttaattcatattacTTTATGTTTAATGCTTATTGTATGTTTATCATGAACTATTAACTCTAGTTTTATGAATATGCAAATTGATCTTAGAGATTGAATGACCACTAACCCTGGCTTTTGACTCTGATCTAGGTAATAAGTTTAACCTAAGTAATCAAGCTAGAGATAgatcattattaggttatgaCATAGGGATTAACGTTTTGTTAAAACATCCAACAGTTTCGAATTCACTTAAGAGATTAAGGGGTTGTCACTTATGGGGAGAATTCTAGTTCAAGAGATTGGGTATAATTACTTTGTTAATCTGTCGTTGAATTAGATAATCATTGATTGCATTAGGAGTGCAAATTACCATAGGAGAACTTCGGAGGATTCGAAAGACTTAACCATActtctctcaattttctaaAACCAATCCTTATTTGCTTTTAACCAGCTTATGTTACAAAACAACTACTGCCTCGGGcatcaatataaatttattacatcctttttaataatgaaattgcTAAGTAGAAGTTAAATACAGTCCTCGTGgacacaaattttttattacttcgattGAATTTGGTTCACTTGCCAAATATCCATCAGTAGTTGAGAAAGTCTTGAGATCTTTAAGTCAAAAGTTTGATTTCATTGTGGTAGCAATCCAAGAAGCAAAGGATGTGAAGACTATGAAGGTTGAAGAATTGCAGAGTTCTCTTGAAGCACATGAACTATTGGTGATTGATAGAATTTCATAGAGATCAGTTCAACAAGCCCTTCAAGTTCAAACAACCAAGAAAGAGGAAAATTCTAAGAATTTCAAGAAGGGgaatgtaacagcccgatttttcgttatagttattttaattgttttattacgtgtttatatgtgctcgtatgtgattaattgccattgggtgcattttggtagaattttgtattagaagggtatttcgATCATTTCACTAGAgagggtaaattagtaatttggaGGACGATtagtttagtggttagtgaGATTTATCTTATTACTAAGTTATCGGTGTggtaattagtattttaccgtttgGTGACCGTTATTGAcgttttaccgtttagtgagcgtattagtattttaccgttggGAATACTAGtaacattttagaattgagctatagtgggttaagtccactagaATTGAGTTGAGCCCAATAAGAGAATTAACCTACTAGGGTGTTGTCTTGAAGAGAAAGATagtattcatttcatttcacaaacattctagagagaggtagagagagaaagtgggagctagagcaagaacaagggttagagaaaggAGAGCTCAAGAATCAAGGATTGGGGTggttaggagctaaattgaagtacaagttgggattaatctttGCTAGAGGTAAGGGGGTTTGTCTTCAACATAATTCTCatcatttttgcattttcaaaCTTTGTATGAAATTTTGCATAATgaataattgttgctaaattcgtgttCTAATTGAGGTGTTATGTTTGTGTGCATGAATCGATGATAATgttatgattgttggtgaaatttcaTGTTGAATTATGTAAAAATGAGaagttataaaaattatatccaaatggtgaattttgctaaattgatgtttgaattgtgttgtgattcatgttcaattgatgttgttgctattaattgatgttgttgatgaattactGATTGGGTATGCTTATTCATGGATTGAtgttgaaaaattgaatttgtgttggtgttttggtgtgAATGGAAGAGTTGTGTGAATTGGCTAAATGAGTgtagtgaagaagaaaaagtagATTCAAGTATGTTTAGACAGATTGTTTGATCATTGATATACCTATGTAATAGCAGGCCAGATATTTGCTACTCAGTAAGTGTGATTAGCAAATTCATGCATGATCCTAGGAAACCTCATCTGATAGCTGCTAATAGGATCCTTAGATATGTTAGAGGAACTATGGAATATGGTCTGTTATTTCCTTATGGAGCTAAGAGTGAAGTGTATGAGCTCATATGCTATTCAGATAGTGATTGGTGTGGAGATAGGAGAAGCACTTCAGGTTATGTGTTCAAATTCAATGATGCTGCAATCTCCTGGTGCACCAAGAAGCAACCAATCACCGCACTCTCATCCTATGAAGCTGAGTACATTGCAGGAACATTTGCTACTTTTCAAGCACTATGGCTGGATTCAGTGATAAAAGAGCTCAAGTGTGAAGTGATGAAGCCTCTGACACTGAAGATTGACAACAAATCAGCCATAAGTCTTGCTAAGAATCCCGTCTCTCATGGCAAAAGTAAACACATTGAGACCAGATTCCATTTCATTAGGGAGCAGGTGACTAATGGAATGATAGAGTTGCACTACTGCCCCACAGAACTACAACTTGTTGATGGTTTTACAAAAGCAGCGAAGCTTGACACATTTGAATTCTTGAGGAAGAAATTAggtgttttttaatattcagCAGTTATGATTAAGGGGGAGTATTAGAATATTAATCAATAACTGTTgttcagcttctgaagtgtAGCTTCTGAACATCAACTTCTGATGTGCAGCTTCTGATGTCTTCAGAAACTGAGTTTAGTAACAAACCTTGGTTAGCGTGTTAACCAAGGTAGTTAGTTTGTTAGAGGAGTTTGTTACAACGTCTAGTTGTATATATACTCACTTAGTGGTGTCAAATGGGCTGGCCCGGCCCAGCCTGGGCCCAAGAGGCCTGACTACATAAATGGGCTGCTATTCTAGAGCCCGGCCTTTGTGGGccatgggccagcccggcccggcccgtttattttttacttttaaaatttattcactttttttattatatattttttatatattagtcACTCACCACTATCTTTTtcctaaaatatgattggatgaaCATAAAAGTGtaagtaatttttatattaacatTGAATATTAATGAAACTCTAtattattcattcaattaaatcaaattaatagtttataaactttaagataaattcattcatttttattaaatttatttatttaaatatttttttattgataaattttaaaatagttgataatttttttaaaaaatatactatttttataacaaaaaatcaaattatatagTAATAATGGGCCGGCCCGGCCCGATCCAATTATTGTATGGGCCAGATAGGCTTGGGCCAAAAAAGCTCGAGTGTGTTTTTGGGCTAGTTTTTTAGGCCCGACCGGGCCCAAAAATATGGGCTTTTAGGCCGGCCCGTTAGTCCgacccattttgacagctctatctCACTTATGTGTTTGTAAATAAAAGTAACAGTGCGTGGATCAATAAAATTtccattatttttctctctctcagttTATCCACCTTGCTCTATAGACTTATCCACATGGTTCTACAGAGAAAAACACCATTGCTGCGCTAACAATTGGTTGCCACATAAACAAATTAAGGGTAAATAGTGTCTATAATTTACTTTATGTGACTAAACTAcctgtgtgtttggttcaactttggatagaattgattataaaagaattgattatgatagaattgattctgacagaattgattttagagaattgatttatgtttggatacaaaaATGTGGAATTGATTAAACAGAATGGATGTTGTTTagatagttttgatcaaaattgcttttgaatgtataattactaaaatggacatagctaaatacaaataaatgaaCATAGTTGAATATGTAGATCAATACTAaatgcaaatatattatttaatttaaataaataatttttctatatattaatttagaaataataaatacaatcattaaattaatttttttttgacaaaatatttgttctatttattttatattttttgataaaaatatatttaagttaaataataatagagATGGTTGCCAAAACTGATAAAATATAgcgtaaaagaaaaaatacagtaaATCTAGACGGAAAAATCgtaaagaaaaatccaaaacttGATAACTCATGACCATAAATATTTTCTGGAGCTAATTTGgattgttaaattttttgattaaatttggttcatcaaattaaatacttcaaaaaaaaaaaggagaattgataaagaacaataaatgaaaataatggttgtaataattaaaatataaaatttaatggagAATTGATTCTAGTAAACTTAAAAGCTAAGAATTGTAGCTTCAATCAAAATTGCTTTTagaaatgagaattgattttgagaagctgaaccaaacatattgaaattgctaattttcacttttaaagCTACCAGAATTGCTTTTGAAGGCCGTAGAAGCTGAACCAAACGGGCACCTCATCTAACTATTATGATGCCATCTAATGATAAAATGTATGCAGTTAGGTTTGTTTACTCTTCAATATTTGCTGCCCATTAGATGCAGACTAAGTGTTCCaactaaattttcaaatttcccCCTTCACGTGGGAGAGGAAAGGAGTCCTTTTGCTGCAAAGGGCTAGTTTGGGGGGAACCTATAATGATAGctacccaatcaatcacaaacatcacACTTCTCAATATTTTTACTCATATCTCTCCATAGTCTAACACTACATCACACTTCTCACTCTCACCTCATTTCAGCATCTCACCCAAAAACTAAACCGATTCTGCTTCCCGGTAAATGCATCTAAACccattttttcctttgtttttcatCTATTGTACGGttgtttttcatctttttcagCACTTTCTCTATGCAACCTTACTATAACACATCAAACATTAATGTTGGTTTGTACAAAATTATAGgttttttcttcagtttttcaAATGTTTCCATGTCCTTCTTCTACTTTTTCAGGaacatctttttcttttgggttaatagtgtttttcacccctgtaatataggccatttccagttttcgcccttataaaattttcggtttgatttatgtccttgtaaatttttttttttccggaataCCCCCCTCCTCCCTCCAAATCAGCCTATGTGGCGCTGACatggaatttattattattatttttttttaaattgtgaaattttaattttaattttaaaaaactcaatttttgttttaattgttttattttttaaaatatttgaaaattaattttcaaaaataaaaaaaaattattcagatttttttccaaaaaatttaaaaatcgaaaaagaaaaaattcaaatatgatttttttagaaaactcaatttttagaatttttaaaattttagaaaatgatttttttaaattttaatttcaaaaatgattttataaaaatctagaataaaattttcgaaaataaaatatgaatttttaaaaaaatctgtatccagattattaaaaataaaatattttccataaaaaaaaatatgacttttttttaaaaatttcgaatttgtttcttctaatttaacttttttttaattttgaaaattaaactccagaatctttaaaaaaaattaatttcgaaaaaaaaccgaatattttttctgatttttttaatattcgaatttaaaataaaaccgaaaaattcaaaaaaaaatcttatcgttttttctgatttttttaatatttgaattttttctttttcgatttttaaattttttgaaaaaaaatctgaatatttttttttatttttgaaaattaattttcaaatatttaaaaaaaaattgagttttttaaaattaaaattaaaaaacgaaattaaaatttcacaattttttttaaaaaaaaaacgaattatACACGTGGCaagtgaaaaaataaagaaaaaataaaaaaaaattccatgtcAACGCCACATAGGCTGATTTACTGAGTTGGAGGGAGGAGGGGGGtattccggaaaaaaaaaaatttacaaggacagaaattaaaccgaaaattttataagggcaAAAACCGGAAatggcctatattacaggggtgaaaaacactattaacccttttctttttatatgatCGTACAATAGGTTAAAAGTATGTGTTATTATATTTGTATTTCATTTGCATTTATTTACTAAGTTTTTCGCATTTCATTTGTTCTATATTTCCAgatctatgttgttattgttattgtatGTCTCAAACTAtgcgttgttgttgttgttttcatttcatggtatgttttgttgttttatataaGATCTCTGGTTTCATGTTTACTTTGAAACACTCTTTTTTTTGCTCTAACATGGAGATTAGTATTTTGTTCACTTATCTTTTTTGGAGAAACTAATGGTTTTAGTCTAATGGTTTTTACTCAAACATGGTGATGAACCGATGCATGTTGCCGAACCAATTGATCAGATTGTTGGGAGTGAAGATCCCACCAACTCTGTTGTAAGATATCACCCTACTTTAGTTTAGTTTGGATAAAATCATTTTGCACTCACTTAATAAAAATGGGATataattgttcttttttttttttttttacctccaGGTTGACCTCTCTGGCACTTCTGAATATGACCCTGAAGCTAGCAGCCAAGTCACACCAGTTAGCACATTCAAGTGTGCTGACTTCTTCAAGGATGCTGAAACCCTTTCTCAGATGATTCCTTTCAGCAACAACTATCTATCTGTTGCTGCAGACAAGCATGTCTCTGAAGCTTCAACTACTGCTAAGGCCAAGATGACACCACTCCTGCAAAGCACTCTTCATCAAAGAGAGTCAAACTCATCAAACAGGAGAAGAAGCAAGCGTTTATATTCCCATTTCCATGACTATAACAAGTTCTGCTTCTTTACTATCCCAGATCCTGAATTGCTTCCCATTTTGTATTACAACCTACATCAATATTAACACATTTTGACCAAATAAACAAGTACTATTATCGGATATATGTCACACATTACTTAAACAATTAATCAAGCACCAATACAGGACTTTGCTAAAACCTTCATTGGGTAACTAACCATGGTAAAGATAACCACCTAACCTATATCTGTTTGAAATCTTACACATTTTTTCGTTTTGTTTTATACCAATACttcaacttttgaaatatattatatgttaaACCAAATGATAGACCATGCCCACCATTTTAATATTCAAAACCACTTTTCcaacaaatttataaatatataatatatttatatttttacagtTGGCAGGACAACACTTAGCAGCACCATGCTTCTCACTTTTCTGCCAAGCATTTAATGCATTTTGCAGTACACTAGCTAACACACACAATTACACGGACTATATTTTAGAAGCTAACACACTGTTTCATAAAACAGTACACCCATTTCAGTTTTTTATGAACAAACTAAACTTTTTCAACTGCATAAGACAGTTTCTATACATTATATTTTCTATCTAACTTCATTTCTTGGCAGTCTAACTAACTTCCTATGTGTTGTGGTTAATTCTCAGTTTCATTTACCTTTATTATCTGATATTATCTATAACACACTCAACTATTTCTTTTACTTTAACACTACATACTTTCTGGTGAACTCCAAGCTCATAACATGGATACCTGAACTGCTATTCCACACCAGGTTTTaaatctttctattttttttttagtaaacaCATTCAACACAGTTATATACTTATATTATAAGTTCATAACAAGGGAATACTAACTTGTACCATTACTCTATCTAACAAACAGTAATAACACTATTTTAGTTAAATGTGATAAAAGTGTTCCAACATGTAAAGGTAGAATTTGTCACTCATCCTACAACATTCATAGAGTAATGTGAATATAGTGTAACTGAacgatatatttatttttcacagAACTAATGGATAAACTTCAACAATCACTTGAAGATAAGGCTGCAGCAGCCAGGAAAAGAAGAATTTCACTGCTGCagaataacaaaaacaaagcaaGAGTTGCTAATTCTAAAACACTCCAAGCTGGTACATCTTTGACAAAAAGCACAAATTATACAACACCACCCACTCGACGGACCACTGTTAATTCCAAGGATACCACCCAGACTGCTTCTTCAAAAGTGCTTAATGTTAAACACACTTCAAAGATAAATACAAGTAACCACTTACCGGAAACTATGAGTCCCTCATGTTCCCAGGTTGGAACAAAGAGGAATGCTAACTCTTCTGGGAATGCAGTTGAAGTCATGAACAACAAGAGAAAACTTCAAACCACCAATGCTGATGCTCTAAGGAAACTACTTTCCAATATTACTTCATCCACACTAAATCAGATTCCTACACAACATTTACATCAAAAGGGAGCATCCACTGGAAAACCTGCAGTTAACAGCCAAAATCAGTCATCAATCTTGCAAAGTACAATACCCAATTATAATTACAATGCAACTCAACACTTACCAAGAACAGGTTTCCCCTCATCTTCCAATCTTGGGACAAAGCATACTATTCAAACATCTGCCAATGGAGCTAATTTCATTAACAACACTAATCAATCCAATACCTCGAAGACTGATGTTGTTACACCAACTATTTCTGATCTAACTTCATCCAAACTAAATCATATACCAAGTACTCGAGTTCACCATGTTGGAAATTCTCAATGTAAGTTATCTTGGATTTCAATATCCTCTCATTTTTCCTTACGGGTGAATATGCATTTTACTACGTTATAAAGATGACAGTGTCATAACAGGTCGGATAATCTATATCAACTAAAATCACTTAATCACTTAATCAACTAAAGTTATATGTAAGTTAT containing:
- the LOC120576924 gene encoding rho GTPase-activating protein gacZ isoform X2; its protein translation is MDKLQQSLEDKAAAARKRRISLLQNNKNKARVANSKTLQAGTSLTKSTNYTTPPTRRTTVNSKDTTQTASSKVLNVKHTSKINTSNHLPETMSPSCSQVGTKRNANSSGNAVEVMNNKRKLQTTNADALRKLLSNITSSTLNQIPTQHLHQKGASTGKPAVNSQNQSSILQSTIPNYNYNATQHLPRTGFPSSSNLGTKHTIQTSANGANFINNTNQSNTSKTDVVTPTISDLTSSKLNHIPSTRVHHVGNSQCLLTYMMTTFQ
- the LOC120576924 gene encoding rho GTPase-activating protein gacZ isoform X1; this translates as MDKLQQSLEDKAAAARKRRISLLQNNKNKARVANSKTLQAGTSLTKSTNYTTPPTRRTTVNSKDTTQTASSKVLNVKHTSKINTSNHLPETMSPSCSQVGTKRNANSSGNAVEVMNNKRKLQTTNADALRKLLSNITSSTLNQIPTQHLHQKGASTGKPAVNSQNQSSILQSTIPNYNYNATQHLPRTGFPSSSNLGTKHTIQTSANGANFINNTNQSNTSKTDVVTPTISDLTSSKLNHIPSTRVHHVGNSQCKLSWISISSHFSLRVNMHFTTL